A window of Gudongella oleilytica genomic DNA:
TAATGGAGATGACCCGAGATCATCTCCATAAATTTTTCTAGGCATATATTATTGTGCACTTACAATATAATTTGTCTGAATCATGATTATTGGTTAATATCAAATTTCTTTGGTATAATTAACTTAGAATATGAAACCAGGTATTAACAATAATAGGAGGCTACCATGAAAAAAATACTAACACTCGTAGTGTGTTTGGGTTTAATCTTTGCTACACTAGTACCATCTTATGCAGAAGAAAACGCAGAAAGTATACAAAAATCAGATTCTGAAGTTGGCGAAGTGTTTAATCTAACACTTGACGAGGCAATCAAGATTGGATTTGAAAAAAATGCTGATCTTGAAATCGCCAAACTTGAACTTGAAAAGGCAGAAGTAGTTTATAAGAGAGAAATAAGAGATGTTCGAGACATGGAGAGAAATGTTGACTTGATATTCTCAAGAGACCCTATAACCGGATATAGGGCAGAGGATGCTGCAATAAATAAGGTTTTGGTAAAAAACGGAGCTATGCGAAGGACTGTAGAACTTAACCACAATGCTGCAATATGGAACGTAGCAATCGCTGAAAATAGTTTGACCTATAAAATAAAAAAATCATACTATGATACTGCTCTTTCTTATGAACAGCTAAAAATTACAAGAGAGAATTTTGAGCTCTCTAAAAAGCAATTATCTATCGGTGAACTCAGGTTGAGTGTAGGCATGATCTCAAAACAACAGCTATTAGGGCTGCAACTATCATTGTCACAGGCACAAAGCCAGCTTGATGGAGCAACACTGGCATTTGAGTTACAAGCAATGAGCTTTAAGAATCTTATAGGATTACCAATGGATACTCAAATTTTTTTATCAGATCCAATAGCTATCTCAAGCTACGAGCCAATCGATATTGACAAGTCAATTAGTGAATCAAATGAAAACAATGCCATGCTGAAGATGTCAAGAGAGAGATCCGAGCTATCCGAGCTAAATTTCGAGGCGATAAAGGTTAAATATCCAGATATCACTTATAGATACCGGGAAGAGGCTTTAGTCGTTGCTAATGCTAAGAGAAGTGCAGAACAGGTAAGAACCGCTGTTGAAA
This region includes:
- a CDS encoding TolC family protein, whose protein sequence is MKKILTLVVCLGLIFATLVPSYAEENAESIQKSDSEVGEVFNLTLDEAIKIGFEKNADLEIAKLELEKAEVVYKREIRDVRDMERNVDLIFSRDPITGYRAEDAAINKVLVKNGAMRRTVELNHNAAIWNVAIAENSLTYKIKKSYYDTALSYEQLKITRENFELSKKQLSIGELRLSVGMISKQQLLGLQLSLSQAQSQLDGATLAFELQAMSFKNLIGLPMDTQIFLSDPIAISSYEPIDIDKSISESNENNAMLKMSRERSELSELNFEAIKVKYPDITYRYREEALVVANAKRSAEQVRTAVEMGVRSAYLNLITAEKQIATFKLAVQQATEALRIAELSFELGQNTPTEIAQANINLMNAKKSLAQQIHAYNLALLDFEYSTGIGK